The stretch of DNA ATTTGTCCCACTGTACGTCAGTTTAGTTGCAATTGTTGCGCTGGAAGGCGTCGCACTTCCGCTCTTCCGGCGATTCCTGCGCGCCTGTGCCGCGTTTTCCAAAGCGCCCACACAAATGACGCCGCTCGGCTTGCAGCGCAGCTGCATCCGTGTTCCGGGGGGGCGGTGGGGGAGAGCGGGCATcggtgggggcgtggccagggCACAGACTGCTGCCAACAAAAGCAGGCGACCAGGAGCGGTGAGAAGGTATTGCATGTACTATATACTTCGTAAATCCCCCGAGTGCCATAGTGAAGCTCCACTGTTTCCTGGAACCGATTGCAACCCCCAAAACGAGTGCAATCTCGGGGACTGGAAGCAGCGAGCTGCAGACTGGAAAGGGCCAAGCGGGATACACATTAATGCGGAGGAGTAGCTGCGTCCAGGTCCTGCAGGTCCTGGGCCCAGAATAGTGTTCCAGCAGGCGCCAAAGGCAGCGCTCGCTCCGCGGCTGATTTTTGGTCCAATTGGTTGCACATTAAGCCAATTGCCAAAAGAACCAGGAATCAGCTTGCAAAATACTCCTCTTGCAACAGAACATACAAAAAACAGTAGGTTTTTCCCCCACAATCCCATTGTATTGCAAAATGATCATACTgtcttttttcctcttttttagCAGGtgaaatttttgcaaatatcTTCAATTGACAACGatagcagcaacaaaaacaacaacaggtgGGTTTTTTTTCACAcagtgcaaataaataaatataaaaataaaaaacaaaaaaagcgcTAAATCACAAAATGCTGAGAAAAAATGAGAATTTACGAAAgtggtatatttttaaagcaaaagcCTTCCTGctatttttggcattttcgCTTGGCTGGGACTCACTTTTTGGCGCCCACACGAGCAGACAGATGGCCCGCCCACCCACACAGATACCGaatacaaatgcaaatgcccaATACACATTTGCACTCTGCATCTGCAACAGTTTTCAATGCCATGTCATGAAAATAAATCAGTCTGCGATAAATACAACAAATgcgcaaaaattatatatgtgCCGAGCTGAAAACAAAAGTGATATAATGATCAGCACATTGTTGATAGATGCGGAGATCAGACCCATTTTAGAGAGCAGAGGGCTTACTCATATGACAAACATTCTGGGAATTGAGATTTATTAGAAAACAAAACTGTTGTTAAAagctaatatttataattttaagttattggaatttaactagATTTTTAATAGAATATGGGAGTAGGATCATAAATGATCTAAGATTAAAAATGGGGTTTTTCAAAGATATAAAATCCTTTGTATTCCAAAAATCTGAAAATTGTTTACTTTCTTTCGCTGACTtaggaaattataaattttaagaatttacatTTAACTATAAACATGTAAGATAAAATACCTTTGATTTCATTACATTTTAACGTATGTAGTAATTTACTCTTACAAAAAGTAAGTAAGATCCTAGAGGATCCGAAAatctgaaaattaatttctttctttctctgACTaaggaaattataaattttaagaatatacATTTAACTATAAACATGTACGATAAAATACCCTTAGATTTCATTACATTTTAACTCTTACCAAAGAGTTTGAAAAAGTCAAGGTCTTTCGATTTTCAGTACCTAATCAAACTAGATCAATTCAGAATGGCCGAGTACAAGCCAAACACTTCGTGGCCCCACCGGATGATGAGCTTCCAGTGCCGGCAGGCGGATCTGAACCGCCTGGTGATGAACTACCTGGTCACAGGTgagtttaaaaaatcaattatccATTCTTCTAGTACTAACTCTAAATTTAGAGGGCTATCAGGAGGCCGCCAAGCGTTTCATGGCCGAGGCGGCCGTGAAGCCGGGTCCCCACATGAACACCATCGGGGATCGACAGAGAATCCAGGATGCGGTGCGAGTGGGCCAGGTGAAGTACGCCATGGATCTGGCCACTCGGCTATATCCGCGCCTCTTCGAGACCGACAACTATGTGTTCTTCCACATGCAACAGTTGCGCCTGATCGAGATGATCAGGGATCAGAAGGTGGAGAAGGCCTTGAAGTTTGCCCAAAGCAAATCTTCGGGATTTTCGAAGGTCGATCCGAGGCATTTTCACGAAGTGGAACGGACCATGGGACTGTTGGCCTTCGATCGTCCGGAATACAGTCCCTATGGCGACTTGATGTACTACTCGTATCGCCAGAAGGTGGCAGGCCAAATAAACGCAGCCATGGTGCGTTGCCAGGATGCGGAGAACAAGGTACAGGAAGATGAGCCCATGGAGCCGAGGATGATGTTCTTGATCAAGCTGATTTTGTGGGCCCAGAACAAGTTGGATCGCGAGGGATACACCGACTTCCATAAGATCAATTTCGACCATGGTGATTTCGAGGAGGAGTTCCGCCGGAGCTTCCAGGGTTTCTAAGGCGAtaagcacacaaacacacacacaataatTGTCCAACGATCGGTCGGCGTCTACTGCgaaactatatataaatgtattttttttttagcaaatctACACATatgaatgtatttttttttgtggcaaATCCTACAAATATGAATGTcattttttttgaatggatgttgaatattaaatatttccatatcTTGATGTAAATTGCAGCCATCTTGGTATCGTCTTTGTTTCGGGTTTTTGGTTGGAACTTTTCAAAAAGTTTTGCTGATAAGGCCAATTCTCTGGGTAATCTAAAGCGCATATTATTGTGTCACGTGCCAGCCGAGAGCTATTTATaatggtttgttttgtttgcctcGATAAGAAAAtgggcacaaaaaaaatatggtaTGGGGCTTGGTATATTGGTAgacgatttttaatttatttttaagtgtttaacagatagtttttaagatttatttatcgaaataatctTGAGATTCAATAACTAGTAAATAactaagtttttaatatatttttgtactgTTATTTGCTACCCATTAAAAAGGGGTTGTATTAGTTATCAGCTTATTTTCGCAAAGAGATCTCAAAATTCTCCTGGGAGCTTTTGAACCTACATATCGCCGGCCTACGTCATTGGTTTaaatattgtgccattggCTGGGCGCCTAATCTAATCGGTGTGGCTAAACTTAACCCTGAACCCTGGGAGACGGGGAAATAaaacgagagagagagaatcgCACACATAATTCACCCTTTGCACCCCATCAGAAATGCAATGCTTTGTATCAAGGGGCAGTAGCTTTTTGTTTGTGCCTTCAAATCGCTGGCAGATAAGGAAAATCAAATCGAAGGTTGGCGCCCGTTGTTTGGAACGAAGTGAGCGCGATAAGAGATAAAAACACACATTTTGCAACAAAGTATTATCCCTTACCAGTAGAGTTTATCAATTATATGTGCCGATTGCAACTGAACAAACAGCATGTAAGATCGCCGCGGAAACGTGAGTTACGTGCCAAGTTTTCACTTGGCGTTCCTCGCTCTGTTTCCAGGTGCCCGCCTGGCATTTGGCTTAGATATTCACCATATCCACTGGCATGCAAATGAGCAGCGGAACAGCGATTCCGCTGTTGCCAAGTTGCCATCGCAATTGCTATTCTGTGTTATTGCCGGTTAAGCGGGCGATAACACGGAATTACATACTAGACTATTAAAAGGCGTGCGTGACATTCAAGGGGGTTTGGATAGGGGGGATGTACTGAAAGCTGAAGACAAAAGCTAAACACGAGTGCGTGTCGGGGAAATTACAATGCACATTAATGCGTGAATCGGGAGCAGGCCTTAAAAAGGCCATTAGGCTTTTAATTACCGCTCAGCTAAGCAAGTGGATTGGAATATTGAATTTCAGTAACAATTCGAGAACAAAAGGCATCAGGAAAGTTTTCCGGTTTGGAAAAACCTGCTTGCTAGGCactttttaattcaattataacCTGATAATGCGACTTGCGGAATATTCAGGGAATTTAAGCGATCAAGAATATTATCTTTAATCCTAACTCAACAAgatgaatttaaaaatcatataattattttacaaattttatatttggttagaatcatttaaaatatcataacaataatttaaatatagataattaaatattttaaacaaaaaaataatatgaaaataaagaCAAAGATTGAGTAAagcaaattgtttttttgatttaactttttacttagaacaattatttttttgttcgttttgAGAGCAGTATAACTGTGAAGAACTAATaattgtaatattaataacaacTTGAAGATTACGagttaaaaaccaaaatatttttgtaactcTAACTTTAACATTTAACTCCAGATAAATATTACTAATACGATAAAAGGAAACTAATCAAATTTAGGTTAATAAGGGCCCACCTAATGTGTTGAACTACCAAATGGAAAAGCTATCTCCTGAGTAAACCTGCTCCTGAACAAATGCAAACCATTAAGTAAATGACATGTTTAAGCGCCTATTGATTTCCATGAAAATGCGATTTTCCCTGCAGGAAGCTTAATGGCGGCCATTTTGAGTGGCTGAGTATTTTTGGGGCGCGGCAAAAGAAGACGAAGAGGAGAGGAGGGGAGGGGAGAGGAGAGGAGAGGAAAGACAGGACATTATGACGTGTCCTCGTCGTAGGCGCCACGCACACTAGCAAGCTCAGCTTttcgtgtgcgtgtgtttgtaTGTTTTTGCGGCGACAGCACGTGCACGTGCGCCCAAATGTATgtcacacccacacacacacactgggaAAGCCAACTTACCGCCGTTCCTTCCTCAAAGGCCGCCGCCTCGAAGGACTTTTTTTCGAAAGTTTCCAATAGATCGTGTAGGTCCTGCTGCGTTACGTTGACCATGTTGTTTAGCGTCAGGCTGCACATTTTTGCGGCACTGCATTTACCGTTCGATTCCTTTTTATTCCGCTaatcacacacacgcacacacgctCACTTTGCACTGTTACACTCGCAAAAAGATGCCGaatttgcttttttattttctcttaTTGTGTTTTATCTGCTGCGTATTTGAGTCGCTTTTATCGCTTCTACGCCGTTTACACTTCGCGTTTCGCGTTTGTTTGCCTTGCTTTTTACGCCCTAAAAGAAGACGGCGACGTCATCAAAAATTCGCGGCCGCAAACGCTATCTAATTGGCCCTGCGCTCACGGTtctattgttgttgctctcgTCGTTGTTGCCTTCGATGCGCCCGCAATTCCGTTTGTAATAAAGTGTGCTTCGTAGTATTTTATATCCGCAGCGGAAGAAAGCGACAAACGGACAAACGTCAAACagcgaacaaaaaaaacaacaaaaataatgataatgatatgACCGTACAtgcattttttggtatttttgtaAACGTAGTGTGATACCATGACGTAACGTTTTCCAATAAAACAGTATTTTAATACCAATACGTAGGGCCATCGCAGACTTAACCCATGGTTTACGGCCAGGGTGAATTCTAGTTAAAGCATAAACCATTTGGTGTTCATAATTTGTATGTTCGCAGTTATGTGATTTAGTttagttaatatattttcaacagagatgcaatttttattgtAACGGCAACAAAATTGTCAAGATTAAAGTAATGTTTAAATGAAACATGGCATGAAACATGCGCTCTTCTCTTGAGTGACAAAACGATTAGATCCAACGGTTTTAGTCAGTTTATTAAAGTGTTTAACGGAgcttacttttaaaaattttaattttgatgttAATGCTCTTGTGTCACAcaagataaatatttatcacgaagaaatataagtttttagaaaagaaattaatttggtCATTCTGAATTTTCCGCCTAAAAGCGTTGACAAACAACTGATTAAGTTAAAATGAATACTGATTCATCGCTCGCAGCATAAGATAACCGTCCAGTTGATTTGTGCTCAGTAATTAGAGTGAACATGAGTTTGTGCTCCGTCTTGATTTTCACTTCCGATAGTCGTACTCCGACCTTCTTTTGACTTCATATTGGTAATACCGATCGTGTTGTTTGGATATAGTCTAGGATAGAAAATGAATAATACGTATCACTAGAAAGTTAGGACTAAACGAActataaatttcttttttgcagAACCATAGAATACTTACTGCTTCCTTAAGAGTTTCAAAGTGCTTGGCTTTAAAATAAACAGCACGAATATGATGGTACCCATAGACCAGTTTAAGTAGTTACCCGCCATTGAAATCTTAGCCGAAAACTTGTACTTTTGCAAAAGAAATGATATAATCTCCAAGGTCCAGGGTAATCCCATGATGATAAAAAGCCGCAAATAAACGGTATAActataatgaaaaaatataataagagGTTAATTTAAAGCGTTTCATTAAAGCagggtcacatttttttttgtaaagtgACACGCCTATCTTGCATTGGGCACACGTCGATTCTTCCTTGTGTTTGAAGAACTCCTGCATTAAAGTAAAGAATGTAAGTAATTACATTTGTTTCTCCGAGTTGTTCTTATTGGCATTCTTGACATTCTTCTTAACTCCCATTATACTGCGAGCCGTCAGGACAAACATGGTTATGTTGAATGCAATCAGCAGTATCATCGGTCCAAAGAAGTATATCAAGGCAGCATTATCTCCAGCTGTGGGTGAGAAGAGATGGAGCATGAAGACCCATCAACTTGATTGCCAATTGATATCGAAACTCACTGTAGATCCAACATTGGTTGGTGCCCATCCGAGGTGCCCAATCCTCCTCAATGACTTGGTCAGCTAGGATGGTGAAACATGTCATGGCTAGAGCCATGCCCCAAGCGTAGACATTGTAGCCGAGAAACCGATGCTTTGGCAAAAAGCGTTGCAACGAGTCAGGGGGAAGGGCTAAAGTGGTCCACAGATGAAAACTTATGACAGAAAGCCAAAAGAACGCGGCCATAACGAAAAAGTAGCCCAGGAATCCTATAGAGTATAAGTGCTGTTACTATGTGACTGTTTTGAAAGCATAGTCGATATAAGTACACCTGATGTAGTGCAGGAAATCGAGGGGAATTTCCACACGTTAAACAAGTTGAGGAGCAGTATTAGGTAACCCATGAAAAGGGCGACCATGTAGCACATGAAGCACTTGCCATGCAAATTCTGAAGCCTCTTGACGTACAGGTACACACTCATTGTAAGAACCAAAAATGTCATTGATATTAAAGTCACTGTGGAAAGAGGAAGGCTGTTAGAATCACGGAATACTTAAGCTGTGTTTAAATGGTTGGTTACCGATGCTCTGTGCCAATGGCGAGGCTTCAGAGTAAAGATGACAAAAGTGGGGAGCCATTCGAATACCATTAGCTTCGAAGTCAAAGTGCTGCACGCAATATTCCCGTTTGTCCAAGAAAGCCTCGTCCCATTGTCGGAAAAAGGTTCCATTCTAAGGAAGGGCAAAGGAGGTTAAATTTTTCAGCTTTAGCAACTTTGATTCTAAATCCACCTCAAATAGTTTGAAGCCGTTGCCGGGCAGTCTATGATCTATCCAGCTCATCTTATCCTCCCCACAGGGCATGGGCAGATCCGATTGCACAATTAGATCCTCCCTAAAGTGTCTTTTTGCCACCGTTCCGTCGTTGAGGGTCACGTTCATGTAGGGATTGTGACTTTTCAGTTCGTCCTTCGACATTTCATCACTGCACACGCTGTCATCTATTTTGTGATAGTGAGAGCAGCAAAATCTGATGCAGGGCTTCAGTTTGCAGACACATCCTCTCACGTggctcgacactgcctcctTCGAGCCATCAGGCAAAGTCCTGAAGCTATATTCACCCACCAAATTGGCTGGAATGAGTAAGCCATCGTGTAGGTATGAACCGTTCGGAAACTTTTGACCATTTGAGATATCTACGGTGTCGTAGAAGTCGCAGTCGGGAATATCCGCAGTTGTTTTGTGTGCCAACAGCAAAATAACTGTGGCGAACGATACAGCAAGTAGGCACATTTTCTGGAAAATacctaaaaatgaaaaaaattgccGATAGACTTTTAAGCAGACTACAGAGTTAAATCCACCTATTTCAGAACAGATTACAGGAGAGTTATTTCCAAGGGGCCTGCACTTAAAGACAAACCACAATCTTCTCGTAATTAATTCgttacatatatgtacataaaatTTACTTATAAAACCGAAAATTGGAGGAGAACATATAAACAGACAGAACTTCAGCGGTTCGCCGTATAAACTTTGACGTCTAGAAGCACAAGGAAAACTAAGAACTTCGAACTTTGTGGGTTCGAGTAGGGTTCAGTGATGACTGATGGAACTCATAGAATTCTTCTGAGTGTTTAAACAAGGAA from Drosophila takahashii strain IR98-3 E-12201 chromosome 2R, DtakHiC1v2, whole genome shotgun sequence encodes:
- the LOC108055681 gene encoding glucose-induced degradation protein 8 homolog translates to MAEYKPNTSWPHRMMSFQCRQADLNRLVMNYLVTEGYQEAAKRFMAEAAVKPGPHMNTIGDRQRIQDAVRVGQVKYAMDLATRLYPRLFETDNYVFFHMQQLRLIEMIRDQKVEKALKFAQSKSSGFSKVDPRHFHEVERTMGLLAFDRPEYSPYGDLMYYSYRQKVAGQINAAMVRCQDAENKVQEDEPMEPRMMFLIKLILWAQNKLDREGYTDFHKINFDHGDFEEEFRRSFQGF
- the LOC108055616 gene encoding probable G-protein coupled receptor Mth-like 3: MCLLAVSFATVILLLAHKTTADIPDCDFYDTVDISNGQKFPNGSYLHDGLLIPANLVGEYSFRTLPDGSKEAVSSHVRGCVCKLKPCIRFCCSHYHKIDDSVCSDEMSKDELKSHNPYMNVTLNDGTVAKRHFREDLIVQSDLPMPCGEDKMSWIDHRLPGNGFKLFENGTFFRQWDEAFLDKREYCVQHFDFEANGIRMAPHFCHLYSEASPLAQSIVTLISMTFLVLTMSVYLYVKRLQNLHGKCFMCYMVALFMGYLILLLNLFNVWKFPSISCTTSGFLGYFFVMAAFFWLSVISFHLWTTLALPPDSLQRFLPKHRFLGYNVYAWGMALAMTCFTILADQVIEEDWAPRMGTNQCWIYTGDNAALIYFFGPMILLIAFNITMFVLTARSIMGVKKNVKNANKNNSEKQIYTVYLRLFIIMGLPWTLEIISFLLQKYKFSAKISMAGNYLNWSMGTIIFVLFILKPSTLKLLRKQLYPNNTIGITNMKSKEGRSTTIGSENQDGAQTHVHSNY